A region of Hoplias malabaricus isolate fHopMal1 chromosome 12, fHopMal1.hap1, whole genome shotgun sequence DNA encodes the following proteins:
- the adarb1b gene encoding double-stranded RNA-specific editase 1 isoform X3 has product MDVDEEENMSSCSTDVKENRNLDNVSSKEATGMPEQLPNGGGGGGRKRPLEEGNNGHAHPKFRPKKRKKTPGPVLPKNALMQLNEIKPGLQYKLLSQTGPVHAPVFVMTVEVNGQLFEGSGPTKKKAKLNAAEKALRSFVQFPNASEAHLAMGRTLTVNTDFTSDQADFPDMLFNGFETPAPPEEPFYLGSNGNGSLNPLGEYPVPPAAGTNSLAQAPLPPPSTFSSSSSGKNPVMILNELRPGLKYEFVSESGESHAKNFVMSVTVDSQTFEGSGRNKKLAKARAAQAALSALFNMQLDQTPSRQPIPREGLQLHLPQVLADAVSRLVVDKFSELTDNFTSPHARRKVLAGVVMTTGTDVKEAQVICVSTGTKCINGEYMSDRGLALNDCHAEIIARRSLLRYLYMQLEYYLGNNKEEHQKSIFTRCEKHGYRLKDNVQFHLYISTSPCGDARIFSPHEAGVEDQGDRHPNRKARGQLRTKIESGEGTIPVRSSNTIQTWDGVLQGERLLTMSCSDKIARWNVVGIQGSLMSYFTEPIYFSSIILGSLYHADHLSRAMYQRIADIEDLPQQFTLNRPLLSGISNAEARQPGKAPNFSVNWAVGDQGLEVINATTGKDDMGRPSRLCKHALYSRWVRLHSKLSPTLRIKVSKPSSYHEAKQAAVEYHAAKQTLIKAFQKAGLGAWVKKPIEQDQFSLNS; this is encoded by the exons ATGGATGTGGATGAAGAAGAgaacatga GTTCTTGCAGCACCGACGTCAAGGAAAACCGCAACCTGGACAACGTCTCCTCCAAGGAGGCGACAGGCATGCCCGAGCAGCTCCCCAATGGCGGTGGAGGAGGGGGGCGTAAGCGCCCCCTGGAGGAGGGCAATAACGGTCATGCGCACCCCAAATTCAGGCCCAAGAAGCGCAAGAAAACCCCAGGGCCTGTTCTGCCCAAAAACGCCCTGATGCAGCTGAATGAGATCAAGCCGGGCCTGCAGTACAAGCTGCTGTCTCAGACTGGCCCGGTCCATGCCCCTGTCTTCGTCATGACCGTGGAGGTGAATGGACAGCTCTTTGAGGGATCCGGCCCCACCAAAAAGAAGGCCAAACTGAACGCAGCCGAGAAAGCACTGCGATCCTTCGTCCAGTTCCCCAATGCCTCCGAGGCTCACCTGGCCATGGGCCGCACGCTGACCGTCAACACCGACTTCACCTCGGACCAAGCCGACTTCCCCGACATGCTCTTCAATGGCTTCGAGACGCCCGCCCCACCAGAAGAGCCCTTCTACCTAGGCTCCAATGGCAATGGCTCCTTAAACCCACTCGGGGAGTACCCAGTTCCCCCAGCAGCAGGAACCAACAGCCTGGCACAGGCCCCTCTGCCCCCTCCCTCCACCTTCAGCTCATCCTCCAGCGGCAAGAACCCTGTCATGATCCTGAACGAGCTGCGGCCGGGTCTCAAGTACGAGTTTGTGTCAGAGAGCGGCGAGAGCCACGCCAAGAATTTTGTCATGTCTGTGACGGTGGACTCTCAGACCTTCGAGGGCTCAGGCAGGAACAAGAAACTGGCCAAGGCCCGAGCTGCTCAGGCCGCTCTGTCCGCCCTCTTCAACATGCAGCTGGACCAGACGCCTTCCCGCCAGCCCATTCCCAGAGAGGGCCTTCAGCTGCACCTGCCCCAG GTGCTAGCGGATGCTGTTTCTCGTCTCGTGGTGGACAAGTTCAGTGAACTCACAGACAACTTCACATCCCCTCACGCTCGGCGGAAAGTGCTAGCTGGGGTTGTCATGACAACAG GCACGGACGTGAAGGAGGCCCAGGTCATCTGCGTCTCCACGGGAACCAAGTGTATCAACGGCGAATACATGAGTGACCGTGGCCTGGCGCTTAATGACTGCCACGCTGAGATTATAGCCCGTCGGTCCCTGCTCCGATACCTGTACATGCAGCTGGAGTACTACCTCGG CAACAACAAAGAGGAGCATCAGAAATCTATTTTCACACGCTGTGAGAAACACGGCTACCGGCTGAAAGACAATGTTCAGTTCCACCTGTACATCAGCACGTCACCGTGTGGAGACGCTCGCATCTTCTCCCCCCACGAGGCAGGGGTTGAGG ATCAGGGTGACAGACACCCGAACAGAAAAGCCAGGGGTCAACTGAGGACTAAGATCGAGTCTGGAGAGGGCACAATCCCGGTGCGCTCCAGCAACACCATTCAGACCTGGGATGGAGTGCTGCAGGGAGAAAGACTCCTCACCATGTCCTGCAGTGACAAGATCGCCAG gtGGAATGTAGTGGGGATCCAGGGTTCACTGATGAGTTACTTCACTGAGCCTATCTACTTCTCCAGCATTATTCTGGGCAGTCTGTACCACGCTGATCATCTCTCTCGGGCCATGTACCAGCGCATCGCAGACATCGAGGACCTGCCCCAGCAGTTCACCCTCAACAGACCCCTGCTCAGTG GAATCAGCAATGCAGAGGCACGGCAACCAGGGAAAGCTCCTAACTTCAGCGTGAACTGGGCAGTGGGAGACCAGGGCCTGGAGGTCATTAATGCCACCACAGGCAAAGATGACATGGGGCGGCCTTCACGTCTCTGTAAACACGCGCTCTACAGCCGCTGGGTCCGACTGCACTCCAAG CTGTCGCCCACCTTGCGGATCAAAGTGTCCAAACCCAGCTCATACCATGAAGCCAAACAGGCGGCGGTGGAGTACCATGCAGCCAAGCAGACGCTCATCAAGGCCTTCCAGAAAGCAGGCCTGGGCGCCTGGGTGAAAAAGCCTATAGAACAGGACCAGTTCTCTCTTAATTCCTGA
- the adarb1b gene encoding double-stranded RNA-specific editase 1 isoform X2, whose product MVSDGSCKTLALTASGDPGIAGARQARGQQKLFTMDVDEEENMSSCSTDVKENRNLDNVSSKEATGMPEQLPNGGGGGGRKRPLEEGNNGHAHPKFRPKKRKKTPGPVLPKNALMQLNEIKPGLQYKLLSQTGPVHAPVFVMTVEVNGQLFEGSGPTKKKAKLNAAEKALRSFVQFPNASEAHLAMGRTLTVNTDFTSDQADFPDMLFNGFETPAPPEEPFYLGSNGNGSLNPLGEYPVPPAAGTNSLAQAPLPPPSTFSSSSSGKNPVMILNELRPGLKYEFVSESGESHAKNFVMSVTVDSQTFEGSGRNKKLAKARAAQAALSALFNMQLDQTPSRQPIPREGLQLHLPQVLADAVSRLVVDKFSELTDNFTSPHARRKVLAGVVMTTGTDVKEAQVICVSTGTKCINGEYMSDRGLALNDCHAEIIARRSLLRYLYMQLEYYLGNNKEEHQKSIFTRCEKHGYRLKDNVQFHLYISTSPCGDARIFSPHEAGVEDQGDRHPNRKARGQLRTKIESGEGTIPVRSSNTIQTWDGVLQGERLLTMSCSDKIARWNVVGIQGSLMSYFTEPIYFSSIILGSLYHADHLSRAMYQRIADIEDLPQQFTLNRPLLSGISNAEARQPGKAPNFSVNWAVGDQGLEVINATTGKDDMGRPSRLCKHALYSRWVRLHSKLSPTLRIKVSKPSSYHEAKQAAVEYHAAKQTLIKAFQKAGLGAWVKKPIEQDQFSLNS is encoded by the exons gtataGCTGGGGCAAGGCAGGCTCGGGGGCAGCAGAAGCTCTTCACTATGGATGTGGATGAAGAAGAgaacatga GTTCTTGCAGCACCGACGTCAAGGAAAACCGCAACCTGGACAACGTCTCCTCCAAGGAGGCGACAGGCATGCCCGAGCAGCTCCCCAATGGCGGTGGAGGAGGGGGGCGTAAGCGCCCCCTGGAGGAGGGCAATAACGGTCATGCGCACCCCAAATTCAGGCCCAAGAAGCGCAAGAAAACCCCAGGGCCTGTTCTGCCCAAAAACGCCCTGATGCAGCTGAATGAGATCAAGCCGGGCCTGCAGTACAAGCTGCTGTCTCAGACTGGCCCGGTCCATGCCCCTGTCTTCGTCATGACCGTGGAGGTGAATGGACAGCTCTTTGAGGGATCCGGCCCCACCAAAAAGAAGGCCAAACTGAACGCAGCCGAGAAAGCACTGCGATCCTTCGTCCAGTTCCCCAATGCCTCCGAGGCTCACCTGGCCATGGGCCGCACGCTGACCGTCAACACCGACTTCACCTCGGACCAAGCCGACTTCCCCGACATGCTCTTCAATGGCTTCGAGACGCCCGCCCCACCAGAAGAGCCCTTCTACCTAGGCTCCAATGGCAATGGCTCCTTAAACCCACTCGGGGAGTACCCAGTTCCCCCAGCAGCAGGAACCAACAGCCTGGCACAGGCCCCTCTGCCCCCTCCCTCCACCTTCAGCTCATCCTCCAGCGGCAAGAACCCTGTCATGATCCTGAACGAGCTGCGGCCGGGTCTCAAGTACGAGTTTGTGTCAGAGAGCGGCGAGAGCCACGCCAAGAATTTTGTCATGTCTGTGACGGTGGACTCTCAGACCTTCGAGGGCTCAGGCAGGAACAAGAAACTGGCCAAGGCCCGAGCTGCTCAGGCCGCTCTGTCCGCCCTCTTCAACATGCAGCTGGACCAGACGCCTTCCCGCCAGCCCATTCCCAGAGAGGGCCTTCAGCTGCACCTGCCCCAG GTGCTAGCGGATGCTGTTTCTCGTCTCGTGGTGGACAAGTTCAGTGAACTCACAGACAACTTCACATCCCCTCACGCTCGGCGGAAAGTGCTAGCTGGGGTTGTCATGACAACAG GCACGGACGTGAAGGAGGCCCAGGTCATCTGCGTCTCCACGGGAACCAAGTGTATCAACGGCGAATACATGAGTGACCGTGGCCTGGCGCTTAATGACTGCCACGCTGAGATTATAGCCCGTCGGTCCCTGCTCCGATACCTGTACATGCAGCTGGAGTACTACCTCGG CAACAACAAAGAGGAGCATCAGAAATCTATTTTCACACGCTGTGAGAAACACGGCTACCGGCTGAAAGACAATGTTCAGTTCCACCTGTACATCAGCACGTCACCGTGTGGAGACGCTCGCATCTTCTCCCCCCACGAGGCAGGGGTTGAGG ATCAGGGTGACAGACACCCGAACAGAAAAGCCAGGGGTCAACTGAGGACTAAGATCGAGTCTGGAGAGGGCACAATCCCGGTGCGCTCCAGCAACACCATTCAGACCTGGGATGGAGTGCTGCAGGGAGAAAGACTCCTCACCATGTCCTGCAGTGACAAGATCGCCAG gtGGAATGTAGTGGGGATCCAGGGTTCACTGATGAGTTACTTCACTGAGCCTATCTACTTCTCCAGCATTATTCTGGGCAGTCTGTACCACGCTGATCATCTCTCTCGGGCCATGTACCAGCGCATCGCAGACATCGAGGACCTGCCCCAGCAGTTCACCCTCAACAGACCCCTGCTCAGTG GAATCAGCAATGCAGAGGCACGGCAACCAGGGAAAGCTCCTAACTTCAGCGTGAACTGGGCAGTGGGAGACCAGGGCCTGGAGGTCATTAATGCCACCACAGGCAAAGATGACATGGGGCGGCCTTCACGTCTCTGTAAACACGCGCTCTACAGCCGCTGGGTCCGACTGCACTCCAAG CTGTCGCCCACCTTGCGGATCAAAGTGTCCAAACCCAGCTCATACCATGAAGCCAAACAGGCGGCGGTGGAGTACCATGCAGCCAAGCAGACGCTCATCAAGGCCTTCCAGAAAGCAGGCCTGGGCGCCTGGGTGAAAAAGCCTATAGAACAGGACCAGTTCTCTCTTAATTCCTGA
- the adarb1b gene encoding double-stranded RNA-specific editase 1 isoform X1, translating to MALLLDCPPCMGAFYCLMRTRVKRRRKKRSERKGIAGARQARGQQKLFTMDVDEEENMSSCSTDVKENRNLDNVSSKEATGMPEQLPNGGGGGGRKRPLEEGNNGHAHPKFRPKKRKKTPGPVLPKNALMQLNEIKPGLQYKLLSQTGPVHAPVFVMTVEVNGQLFEGSGPTKKKAKLNAAEKALRSFVQFPNASEAHLAMGRTLTVNTDFTSDQADFPDMLFNGFETPAPPEEPFYLGSNGNGSLNPLGEYPVPPAAGTNSLAQAPLPPPSTFSSSSSGKNPVMILNELRPGLKYEFVSESGESHAKNFVMSVTVDSQTFEGSGRNKKLAKARAAQAALSALFNMQLDQTPSRQPIPREGLQLHLPQVLADAVSRLVVDKFSELTDNFTSPHARRKVLAGVVMTTGTDVKEAQVICVSTGTKCINGEYMSDRGLALNDCHAEIIARRSLLRYLYMQLEYYLGNNKEEHQKSIFTRCEKHGYRLKDNVQFHLYISTSPCGDARIFSPHEAGVEDQGDRHPNRKARGQLRTKIESGEGTIPVRSSNTIQTWDGVLQGERLLTMSCSDKIARWNVVGIQGSLMSYFTEPIYFSSIILGSLYHADHLSRAMYQRIADIEDLPQQFTLNRPLLSGISNAEARQPGKAPNFSVNWAVGDQGLEVINATTGKDDMGRPSRLCKHALYSRWVRLHSKLSPTLRIKVSKPSSYHEAKQAAVEYHAAKQTLIKAFQKAGLGAWVKKPIEQDQFSLNS from the exons gtataGCTGGGGCAAGGCAGGCTCGGGGGCAGCAGAAGCTCTTCACTATGGATGTGGATGAAGAAGAgaacatga GTTCTTGCAGCACCGACGTCAAGGAAAACCGCAACCTGGACAACGTCTCCTCCAAGGAGGCGACAGGCATGCCCGAGCAGCTCCCCAATGGCGGTGGAGGAGGGGGGCGTAAGCGCCCCCTGGAGGAGGGCAATAACGGTCATGCGCACCCCAAATTCAGGCCCAAGAAGCGCAAGAAAACCCCAGGGCCTGTTCTGCCCAAAAACGCCCTGATGCAGCTGAATGAGATCAAGCCGGGCCTGCAGTACAAGCTGCTGTCTCAGACTGGCCCGGTCCATGCCCCTGTCTTCGTCATGACCGTGGAGGTGAATGGACAGCTCTTTGAGGGATCCGGCCCCACCAAAAAGAAGGCCAAACTGAACGCAGCCGAGAAAGCACTGCGATCCTTCGTCCAGTTCCCCAATGCCTCCGAGGCTCACCTGGCCATGGGCCGCACGCTGACCGTCAACACCGACTTCACCTCGGACCAAGCCGACTTCCCCGACATGCTCTTCAATGGCTTCGAGACGCCCGCCCCACCAGAAGAGCCCTTCTACCTAGGCTCCAATGGCAATGGCTCCTTAAACCCACTCGGGGAGTACCCAGTTCCCCCAGCAGCAGGAACCAACAGCCTGGCACAGGCCCCTCTGCCCCCTCCCTCCACCTTCAGCTCATCCTCCAGCGGCAAGAACCCTGTCATGATCCTGAACGAGCTGCGGCCGGGTCTCAAGTACGAGTTTGTGTCAGAGAGCGGCGAGAGCCACGCCAAGAATTTTGTCATGTCTGTGACGGTGGACTCTCAGACCTTCGAGGGCTCAGGCAGGAACAAGAAACTGGCCAAGGCCCGAGCTGCTCAGGCCGCTCTGTCCGCCCTCTTCAACATGCAGCTGGACCAGACGCCTTCCCGCCAGCCCATTCCCAGAGAGGGCCTTCAGCTGCACCTGCCCCAG GTGCTAGCGGATGCTGTTTCTCGTCTCGTGGTGGACAAGTTCAGTGAACTCACAGACAACTTCACATCCCCTCACGCTCGGCGGAAAGTGCTAGCTGGGGTTGTCATGACAACAG GCACGGACGTGAAGGAGGCCCAGGTCATCTGCGTCTCCACGGGAACCAAGTGTATCAACGGCGAATACATGAGTGACCGTGGCCTGGCGCTTAATGACTGCCACGCTGAGATTATAGCCCGTCGGTCCCTGCTCCGATACCTGTACATGCAGCTGGAGTACTACCTCGG CAACAACAAAGAGGAGCATCAGAAATCTATTTTCACACGCTGTGAGAAACACGGCTACCGGCTGAAAGACAATGTTCAGTTCCACCTGTACATCAGCACGTCACCGTGTGGAGACGCTCGCATCTTCTCCCCCCACGAGGCAGGGGTTGAGG ATCAGGGTGACAGACACCCGAACAGAAAAGCCAGGGGTCAACTGAGGACTAAGATCGAGTCTGGAGAGGGCACAATCCCGGTGCGCTCCAGCAACACCATTCAGACCTGGGATGGAGTGCTGCAGGGAGAAAGACTCCTCACCATGTCCTGCAGTGACAAGATCGCCAG gtGGAATGTAGTGGGGATCCAGGGTTCACTGATGAGTTACTTCACTGAGCCTATCTACTTCTCCAGCATTATTCTGGGCAGTCTGTACCACGCTGATCATCTCTCTCGGGCCATGTACCAGCGCATCGCAGACATCGAGGACCTGCCCCAGCAGTTCACCCTCAACAGACCCCTGCTCAGTG GAATCAGCAATGCAGAGGCACGGCAACCAGGGAAAGCTCCTAACTTCAGCGTGAACTGGGCAGTGGGAGACCAGGGCCTGGAGGTCATTAATGCCACCACAGGCAAAGATGACATGGGGCGGCCTTCACGTCTCTGTAAACACGCGCTCTACAGCCGCTGGGTCCGACTGCACTCCAAG CTGTCGCCCACCTTGCGGATCAAAGTGTCCAAACCCAGCTCATACCATGAAGCCAAACAGGCGGCGGTGGAGTACCATGCAGCCAAGCAGACGCTCATCAAGGCCTTCCAGAAAGCAGGCCTGGGCGCCTGGGTGAAAAAGCCTATAGAACAGGACCAGTTCTCTCTTAATTCCTGA